The Aureitalea marina genome includes a window with the following:
- a CDS encoding copper homeostasis protein CutC, producing the protein MDVTRVEICANGLESALRAQKGGADRIELCRALELNGLTPDPRTIRAAVRQLKIPIHVLIRPRAGNFCYSDNEIRIIIRQIEVARDLGCQGIVCGALTTDRKIDLLATERFIKAAGNLPFTFHRAFDSIPDQYSALEQLIDLGVGRVLTSGGKSTALEGITHLIKLQDQAKDRIEIMPGSGINPNNVNQFLEKGFSSIHSSASRTNQGKSKGSPKTQLTEVKEIIRQVRMFGPILNKG; encoded by the coding sequence ATGGATGTCACCCGTGTTGAGATCTGTGCCAATGGCCTGGAAAGTGCCTTGAGGGCCCAGAAGGGTGGTGCAGACAGAATAGAACTATGTCGCGCCCTGGAGTTGAACGGACTCACACCTGATCCCAGGACAATTCGCGCTGCAGTGCGCCAACTTAAAATACCTATTCATGTGCTTATCAGACCTCGAGCAGGCAACTTCTGCTACTCGGACAATGAGATCAGGATCATCATCCGCCAAATTGAAGTGGCAAGAGATTTGGGTTGCCAGGGTATAGTCTGTGGAGCCTTAACCACCGATCGTAAAATCGACCTGCTTGCCACGGAAAGATTTATAAAGGCGGCTGGAAACTTGCCTTTCACCTTTCACCGGGCGTTCGATTCCATCCCCGATCAGTACTCAGCCCTGGAACAGTTAATTGATCTTGGTGTGGGCCGAGTTCTAACGTCCGGAGGAAAATCCACTGCATTAGAGGGAATTACTCACCTCATCAAATTACAGGACCAAGCCAAAGATCGAATTGAGATCATGCCTGGTTCTGGCATAAACCCTAACAATGTGAATCAATTCTTGGAGAAGGGATTTAGCAGTATCCATTCATCCGCTAGCCGGACGAACCAAGGGAAATCTAAGGGGTCTCCAAAGACACAATTGACCGAGGTCAAGGAGATCATACGGCAAGTCAGGATGTTTGGCCCCATTCTGAATAAGGGCTAA
- a CDS encoding 3-hydroxyanthranilate 3,4-dioxygenase, translated as MAISKPFNLDKWISENRDKLKPPVANKNLYVDADDYIVMIVAGPNARKDYHYNETEELFYQLEGNICVVIQEEGERKEMHLGPGDMYLHPAKVPHSPGREEGSIGLVVERKRAGLGFTDGLMWFCDNCNNKLHDVYFELHDIEKDFLPHFKTFYGSKELRTCNNCGTVMESDPRFTED; from the coding sequence ATGGCTATTTCTAAACCTTTCAACCTCGATAAATGGATCTCGGAGAACAGGGATAAATTAAAACCTCCGGTGGCCAATAAAAACTTGTATGTCGATGCCGATGATTACATCGTGATGATCGTAGCGGGTCCCAATGCAAGGAAGGATTATCATTACAATGAGACCGAAGAACTGTTCTATCAGTTGGAAGGGAATATTTGTGTGGTAATCCAGGAAGAGGGGGAAAGAAAGGAAATGCACCTTGGTCCTGGCGACATGTACCTTCATCCGGCTAAAGTTCCTCATTCTCCTGGAAGAGAAGAGGGGTCAATTGGTTTGGTAGTCGAGCGTAAACGAGCGGGCTTAGGTTTTACGGATGGCTTGATGTGGTTTTGTGATAACTGCAACAACAAACTGCACGATGTCTATTTCGAATTACACGACATTGAGAAGGATTTCCTCCCGCATTTCAAGACCTTCTATGGTTCTAAGGAACTTCGTACCTGTAATAATTGCGGAACTGTAATGGAGTCCGATCCCCGCTTCACAGAAGACTAG
- a CDS encoding metallophosphoesterase family protein — MRTLVVGDIHGGLRGLEQVLRRVRPKKGDQFIFLGDYVDGWSQAAQTIAFLIDFRQQYSCVFLRGNHDELAYNYLSKNDDQPLWLAHGGEATRRSYLEVKQDDIQDHLAFFESLINYHVDEQDRLFVHAGFSNLHGPKYEYYPNSVYWDRSLWEMVCAMDPNLGPEDNLYPNRLRLFKEIYIGHTPVSRIGSTVPVQFANVWNIDTGAAFKGPLSVMDVDSKQIWQSDPVWNLYPREKGRN; from the coding sequence ATGAGAACTTTGGTAGTTGGGGATATCCACGGCGGACTCCGTGGCCTGGAACAGGTCTTAAGGCGAGTTCGACCTAAAAAGGGCGATCAGTTTATTTTTCTGGGAGATTATGTTGACGGGTGGAGTCAGGCGGCACAGACTATTGCCTTTCTGATCGACTTTAGACAACAATACTCGTGTGTATTCCTGAGAGGTAACCACGACGAACTAGCCTATAACTACCTCTCCAAGAATGATGATCAGCCTCTGTGGCTGGCTCATGGAGGAGAAGCTACCCGGAGAAGCTACCTCGAAGTCAAGCAAGATGATATACAGGACCATCTGGCCTTTTTCGAATCGCTGATCAATTATCATGTAGATGAGCAAGATCGGTTATTTGTACATGCCGGTTTTAGTAATCTGCATGGACCTAAATACGAATACTACCCCAATTCGGTTTACTGGGATCGAAGCCTTTGGGAGATGGTATGTGCTATGGATCCTAACTTGGGACCAGAGGACAATCTCTATCCCAATCGGCTTCGGTTGTTTAAAGAGATCTACATTGGTCACACCCCGGTAAGCAGGATCGGATCTACGGTTCCTGTCCAGTTTGCCAATGTTTGGAACATAGACACAGGAGCAGCCTTTAAGGGACCATTATCTGTTATGGATGTGGACAGCAAGCAGATCTGGCAAAGCGATCCGGTGTGGAACCTCTATCCCAGAGAAAAAGGACGTAACTAG
- a CDS encoding NAD(P)H-binding protein, whose product MGKSALILGASGLTGSYLLDRLLQSDQFQLVRALVRSPLGEEHSKLEEIKADMFDLKAVEELFQVDVVFCCIGTTKAKTPDKSMYMKIDKGIPEEAAKLSAKHGVPQFVVISAMGADAKSSIFYNRVKGEMEVSVLAQDIPHIHVLRPSLIGGQRQEKRGGEKIAQIFMGTFSWLVPANYKMIHPATIAQAMLNLALRPGDQKIYTSGEISQLATHGS is encoded by the coding sequence TTGGGAAAAAGCGCACTAATATTAGGAGCCTCCGGCCTGACCGGAAGTTATCTCTTGGATAGATTGTTGCAATCGGATCAATTCCAATTGGTCCGTGCCCTGGTCAGATCTCCACTCGGAGAGGAGCACTCAAAGCTGGAAGAGATTAAAGCAGACATGTTCGATCTAAAAGCCGTTGAAGAACTATTTCAAGTAGATGTGGTTTTCTGCTGCATAGGGACCACCAAGGCCAAAACACCAGACAAGTCCATGTATATGAAGATCGATAAAGGAATACCAGAGGAGGCCGCCAAGCTGTCTGCGAAGCATGGAGTTCCACAATTCGTGGTGATATCGGCCATGGGAGCGGACGCTAAAAGTAGTATTTTTTATAATCGCGTGAAGGGTGAGATGGAGGTTTCCGTTCTTGCCCAGGACATACCTCATATACATGTTCTAAGACCGTCCTTGATCGGGGGTCAGCGTCAAGAGAAAAGAGGCGGTGAAAAGATCGCCCAGATATTTATGGGCACTTTTTCATGGCTGGTCCCTGCCAATTATAAAATGATCCATCCGGCCACAATTGCTCAAGCCATGCTAAATTTGGCATTGCGGCCTGGGGATCAAAAGATCTATACTTCAGGCGAAATAAGTCAACTGGCAACACATGGATCTTAA
- a CDS encoding SPFH domain-containing protein: protein MGLFDKIKEKLSNEFIDIVEWLDYTDDTICYRFERYQNEIKNGAKLIVREGQTAVFVNEGQLADVFGPGTYTLDTQNLPILTTLKGWKYGFNSPFKAEVYFVNTHLFTDEKWGTKNPITLHDDRYGLVEIRAFGTYAFKIFDAGKFIIDIVGTDNNFTNYEVNEHLKSLIATRFTNTVGQANLPIELYAANTSELSETCREVMQPEFMSIGISLEKFYLENVSMPEDLKKEIFEYSRLDKLDMSKLTQFKAAKAMEAAASNEGGTAGAGMGMGMGFVLANQMGSMMSPQMGGAMQQPQAAAVSPPPMPAAVQYYYASNGQQAGPVTYDQLSALFANRTINRETLVWKQGLDNWIALKEVEELKAFLGSNTPPPLPGA from the coding sequence ATGGGCCTTTTTGATAAGATCAAAGAAAAACTAAGCAACGAATTCATTGACATAGTCGAATGGTTAGATTACACTGACGATACCATTTGTTATCGATTTGAACGCTACCAGAATGAGATCAAGAACGGGGCAAAACTGATCGTCCGCGAAGGTCAGACAGCTGTTTTTGTTAACGAGGGCCAACTGGCCGATGTATTTGGCCCTGGGACTTACACCCTGGACACCCAGAACTTACCTATACTAACCACACTTAAGGGTTGGAAATACGGATTCAATAGTCCGTTCAAAGCGGAGGTCTACTTTGTGAATACTCATCTGTTCACAGACGAAAAATGGGGGACTAAGAATCCCATTACCCTTCATGATGACCGTTATGGTCTGGTGGAGATCAGAGCCTTTGGAACCTATGCTTTCAAGATCTTCGATGCCGGGAAGTTCATCATAGACATAGTTGGAACAGATAACAACTTCACCAACTACGAAGTGAACGAGCATTTAAAGAGTTTGATCGCTACCCGCTTCACCAATACGGTCGGTCAAGCCAATTTACCCATCGAACTCTACGCGGCCAACACCTCCGAACTTTCAGAGACCTGTAGGGAAGTCATGCAGCCTGAATTTATGAGCATTGGTATTTCCCTGGAGAAATTCTATCTCGAAAATGTTTCCATGCCGGAGGATCTGAAAAAAGAGATCTTCGAATACTCTCGCCTGGACAAACTGGACATGAGCAAGTTGACACAGTTCAAGGCTGCCAAAGCTATGGAAGCTGCCGCATCCAACGAAGGCGGAACCGCCGGAGCCGGAATGGGTATGGGAATGGGATTTGTGCTTGCCAATCAGATGGGAAGCATGATGAGCCCGCAAATGGGTGGTGCTATGCAGCAACCTCAGGCCGCAGCAGTTTCGCCTCCTCCAATGCCAGCAGCTGTTCAATATTATTACGCCAGCAATGGGCAACAAGCGGGGCCTGTGACCTATGATCAATTGAGCGCACTGTTTGCCAACCGGACTATCAATAGAGAAACCTTGGTCTGGAAGCAAGGTCTGGACAACTGGATCGCACTTAAAGAAGTGGAAGAACTGAAAGCCTTCCTGGGCAGCAATACACCTCCTCCACTACCTGGAGCTTAA
- a CDS encoding isoaspartyl peptidase/L-asparaginase family protein — MKKILSLLLILSLIWGCKESGNEPGDQALNSTTESSDEPTFGLVIHGGAGTILKKNMTDSLEQAYRAILEEAIHAGHEILKNDGTAMEAVTATINIMEDSSLFNAGKGAVFTHEETNELDASVMDGATLNAGAIAGVTRIKNPIDLAVEVMNNSDHVMLAGTGAEVFAQTRGIELVDPEYFYTERRFNSLQRIKEREKTELDHDGTASSFDPFIKDSKFGTVGCAALDKQGNLAAGTSTGGMTNKRWNRIGDAPIIGAGTYANNATCAVSSTGWGEYFIRAMVAHDISAMMEYKGSSLENAAHEVIHDKVGGLGGDGGIVAIDKDGNVAMEFNTAGMYRAHMNANGDLVIGIYEKE, encoded by the coding sequence ATGAAAAAAATACTCAGCCTTCTATTGATCCTTTCCCTGATCTGGGGATGTAAAGAGTCGGGAAATGAGCCCGGAGATCAAGCGCTAAACTCCACAACTGAATCTTCTGATGAACCAACGTTTGGCCTGGTAATTCACGGAGGAGCCGGCACCATCTTAAAAAAGAACATGACGGATTCACTTGAACAGGCGTATCGGGCTATATTGGAAGAAGCCATACACGCAGGTCATGAGATATTGAAGAACGACGGGACAGCCATGGAGGCCGTTACGGCTACTATCAATATCATGGAAGACTCTTCGCTTTTCAATGCTGGTAAAGGAGCGGTATTTACCCATGAGGAAACCAATGAGCTTGATGCTTCCGTAATGGACGGGGCTACCCTTAATGCTGGTGCCATCGCAGGGGTTACACGAATAAAGAATCCAATCGATCTGGCTGTAGAGGTCATGAACAACAGCGATCATGTAATGCTGGCGGGTACAGGAGCCGAGGTTTTTGCTCAAACCCGGGGAATAGAGCTAGTAGATCCAGAATATTTTTATACCGAAAGGAGGTTTAACTCCCTTCAGCGCATTAAGGAAAGAGAGAAGACGGAGCTGGACCATGACGGAACTGCTTCGTCCTTTGACCCCTTTATCAAGGACAGTAAATTTGGCACCGTTGGATGCGCCGCACTGGATAAACAAGGTAACCTGGCCGCAGGAACCTCAACAGGCGGTATGACCAATAAGCGTTGGAACCGCATCGGGGATGCCCCCATCATTGGGGCAGGAACTTATGCGAACAACGCCACTTGTGCCGTCTCCTCTACCGGATGGGGAGAATACTTTATCCGGGCCATGGTTGCCCATGATATTTCGGCCATGATGGAGTACAAGGGCAGTAGCCTGGAGAATGCCGCCCACGAAGTGATTCACGACAAGGTCGGTGGACTTGGTGGTGATGGAGGCATAGTTGCCATAGACAAGGATGGCAATGTGGCCATGGAATTCAATACCGCGGGCATGTACAGAGCGCATATGAATGCTAATGGGGATCTGGTAATTGGAATCTACGAGAAGGAATAA
- a CDS encoding VOC family protein, translating into MDLNQVTVPSRDIARSIRFYETLGLNLIVRSLPHYARFECPEGGSTFSVHLVDELPGPEGVYIYFEVKDVEKTVSALEESGLTVDESPELKRWLWKEARLRDPDGNRIIIYYAGDNRKDPPWRLKPGE; encoded by the coding sequence ATGGATCTTAATCAAGTTACCGTTCCCTCAAGAGACATAGCCCGGTCTATTCGTTTTTATGAAACCCTTGGGCTTAACTTGATCGTGCGCAGTCTCCCGCATTATGCTCGCTTTGAATGTCCTGAAGGCGGGTCCACATTTTCGGTTCACTTGGTGGACGAACTTCCAGGTCCAGAAGGAGTATATATCTATTTTGAAGTGAAAGATGTAGAAAAAACCGTTAGTGCCTTAGAGGAATCTGGTTTGACCGTGGACGAATCCCCCGAGCTTAAGCGGTGGCTCTGGAAGGAGGCCAGGCTAAGAGACCCGGATGGAAATCGCATCATCATTTACTATGCTGGTGATAATAGAAAGGATCCACCATGGCGATTAAAGCCCGGCGAATGA
- a CDS encoding antibiotic biosynthesis monooxygenase family protein, whose amino-acid sequence MTPYYAVIFSNTQTDDLQGYAEMASAMEELASQQAGYLGMEHAREEIGITISYWETLEDIRNWKANLDHQLAQDMGKEKWYSWYKTRICKVEREYEFHKS is encoded by the coding sequence ATGACCCCCTACTACGCTGTAATTTTCTCTAACACCCAAACCGATGACTTGCAAGGTTATGCAGAAATGGCTTCCGCTATGGAAGAATTGGCTAGCCAGCAAGCTGGATACCTGGGTATGGAACATGCCCGGGAAGAGATTGGCATTACCATCAGTTATTGGGAAACACTGGAGGACATTCGCAACTGGAAAGCCAATTTGGATCACCAGCTGGCGCAGGACATGGGCAAGGAAAAATGGTATAGCTGGTATAAGACCAGGATCTGCAAGGTGGAACGGGAATACGAATTTCACAAAAGCTAG
- a CDS encoding DNA helicase PriA encodes MKQGPTQKSELKKACINCGAELTYAPGTSHLKCDYCGHEEDINPDESLLIELELKSYLDQMGAQSHSEEISLLHCKNCGANQHVEENYKSLHCVYCGTPLIIEDLYKEDWILPGAVLPFQLTQQESHRLFEKWVKKLWFAPNKLKRAALDPTHTKGLYAPYWTFDAQLFANYTGQRGDYYYVSVPYTTTVNGKTVTRTRQERRTRWTPAAGSIQGFVDDTLIKASHQKKGLIPLKIARWNLNKLEPFDTSFLAGFITEKYTIPLKDGHLEAKDEARVIADRWAKRDIGGDTQRVHSLDMTLSDETFKHILLPVYISAYQYKGKRYNFFVNGQSGAISGDRPYSFWKIFFLVLAVIALIVLILYLQGQ; translated from the coding sequence ATGAAGCAGGGGCCGACTCAAAAATCGGAACTCAAAAAGGCCTGTATCAATTGCGGAGCCGAACTCACCTATGCCCCAGGCACATCTCACCTGAAATGTGACTATTGTGGGCATGAGGAGGATATTAACCCTGACGAAAGCCTGCTGATCGAGTTGGAATTGAAATCCTATCTGGACCAGATGGGAGCACAATCACACAGTGAGGAGATCAGTCTGTTGCATTGCAAGAACTGTGGTGCCAATCAGCATGTGGAAGAGAACTACAAGTCTTTGCATTGTGTTTATTGCGGCACCCCTTTGATCATTGAAGACTTGTATAAGGAAGATTGGATACTCCCTGGGGCCGTACTTCCTTTTCAACTGACCCAGCAAGAGTCTCATCGGCTATTTGAAAAATGGGTGAAAAAGTTATGGTTTGCCCCCAACAAGCTCAAGCGAGCAGCACTGGATCCAACTCATACCAAAGGGCTGTATGCGCCATATTGGACCTTTGATGCGCAGTTATTTGCCAATTACACCGGACAACGAGGAGATTATTACTATGTGTCCGTACCCTATACCACTACGGTAAATGGAAAAACTGTAACCAGAACAAGGCAGGAAAGAAGAACCCGTTGGACACCTGCTGCGGGCAGCATTCAAGGATTTGTGGACGATACCCTGATCAAGGCTTCTCATCAGAAAAAAGGGCTGATCCCTTTAAAAATAGCCCGTTGGAATTTGAACAAACTAGAACCCTTTGACACCAGTTTTCTGGCAGGGTTCATCACCGAAAAATACACTATCCCCCTTAAAGATGGCCACTTAGAGGCCAAGGACGAAGCTCGCGTAATTGCCGATCGATGGGCCAAGCGAGACATCGGTGGAGATACCCAACGGGTGCACTCCCTGGACATGACCCTGAGCGATGAGACCTTCAAACACATACTGTTACCGGTCTATATCAGTGCTTATCAGTATAAAGGCAAGCGGTACAACTTCTTCGTCAACGGCCAATCCGGAGCCATTTCCGGAGACCGTCCTTACTCTTTCTGGAAGATATTCTTCCTTGTATTGGCGGTCATTGCACTAATTGTACTAATCCTTTATTTGCAGGGACAATGA
- the amaB gene encoding L-piperidine-6-carboxylate dehydrogenase has translation MSVAISTSFGIDKALEQLELKDINYGTSTGSNWMPGTDQLSSYSPVDGELIGKVTTTTKEEYEQVMKAATDAFTSWRVMPAPKRGEIVRQFGEELRRLKEPLGKLVSYEMGKSYQEGLGEVQEMIDICDFAVGLSRQLHGLTMHSEREGHRMYEQYHPLGVVGIISAFNFPVAVWSWNTALAWICGDVTVWKPSEKTPLCGVACQKIAARVFAENGLPEGISCLINGDYRVGEFMTKDKRVPLVSATGSTRMGKIVAATVAERLGRSLLELGGNNAIIVTPDADIKMTIIGAVFGAVGTCGQRCTSTRRLIIHEDIYDQVKKAVVDAYGQLRIGNPLDQNNHVGPLIDTDAVAMYNQALSKVVEEGGKLVVEGGVLQGQGYESGCYVKPAIAEASNSFEIVQHETFAPVLYLIKYSGDVTNAIDIQNGVVQGLSSAIMTNNLREAERFLSHAGSDCGIANVNIGTSGAEIGGAFGGEKETGGGRESGSDAWKIYMRRQTNTINYTTDLPLAQGIKFDL, from the coding sequence ATGTCCGTAGCTATATCTACATCATTTGGCATTGATAAGGCCCTTGAACAACTCGAACTCAAGGATATAAATTATGGTACCTCTACCGGCTCCAACTGGATGCCAGGTACCGACCAACTCTCTTCATATTCTCCCGTAGACGGAGAATTGATAGGCAAGGTAACCACTACCACCAAGGAGGAGTACGAGCAGGTTATGAAAGCAGCGACCGATGCTTTCACCAGCTGGAGGGTGATGCCTGCACCCAAGCGAGGCGAGATCGTTCGTCAATTTGGAGAAGAACTTAGACGATTAAAAGAGCCTCTGGGCAAGCTGGTTTCCTACGAAATGGGGAAGAGCTACCAGGAAGGTCTTGGTGAGGTTCAGGAGATGATCGACATCTGTGATTTCGCCGTTGGTCTTTCTCGTCAGCTTCACGGATTAACCATGCATTCGGAACGTGAAGGTCACCGCATGTATGAGCAATACCATCCGTTGGGGGTAGTTGGGATCATATCGGCTTTTAATTTTCCTGTTGCAGTTTGGAGTTGGAATACGGCCCTGGCCTGGATCTGTGGAGATGTGACAGTATGGAAGCCAAGTGAAAAGACCCCTTTATGCGGTGTAGCTTGCCAAAAGATCGCAGCCCGGGTTTTTGCCGAGAACGGTTTACCTGAAGGGATCTCATGCCTGATCAACGGAGATTATCGCGTAGGTGAATTCATGACTAAAGACAAGCGTGTACCGCTGGTTTCGGCAACAGGTTCTACCCGTATGGGTAAGATAGTCGCGGCCACCGTGGCGGAAAGGCTGGGGCGCTCTCTTCTGGAATTAGGAGGGAACAATGCCATAATTGTTACCCCGGATGCCGACATCAAGATGACCATCATCGGTGCTGTGTTTGGTGCGGTTGGAACCTGTGGGCAACGGTGTACGTCCACCAGACGACTGATCATTCACGAAGACATATATGACCAGGTAAAGAAGGCCGTGGTAGATGCCTACGGGCAACTGCGCATCGGTAACCCATTGGATCAGAACAATCACGTAGGTCCACTCATTGACACGGATGCCGTTGCCATGTATAACCAAGCACTTTCCAAAGTTGTTGAGGAGGGTGGTAAGCTGGTAGTTGAAGGTGGTGTATTGCAAGGTCAAGGCTACGAAAGTGGATGTTATGTAAAGCCTGCCATCGCCGAGGCGAGTAACAGCTTCGAGATCGTTCAGCACGAGACATTTGCTCCTGTTCTTTACCTGATTAAGTACAGTGGAGATGTGACCAATGCCATCGATATTCAAAATGGGGTGGTTCAAGGTTTATCTTCCGCCATCATGACCAACAACCTGAGAGAAGCCGAGCGCTTCCTTTCTCATGCTGGTAGTGATTGCGGGATCGCCAATGTGAATATTGGGACTTCCGGAGCTGAGATCGGGGGAGCCTTTGGTGGTGAGAAAGAGACCGGAGGAGGAAGAGAATCTGGTAGTGATGCCTGGAAGATCTACATGAGAAGACAGACCAATACCATTAACTACACCACGGATCTACCCCTAGCTCAAGGGATCAAGTTCGACCTTTAG
- a CDS encoding ATP-binding protein — protein sequence MINKRLLIKNLLAHNDESSFYDKKRQIDLGSKEGKAKFLKHICALSNSNPNNNSYIVIGVEDETNEIRGVDFFDDSKLQNLVNAYLSNPPLIAYENVMFPSLPEDKVVGLVTIRPNGEITSLRKNIWKYWGGSIFLRDGSISMPKDFDIEITDVNSEVVQAIENKAKNNIELTLDGVIDFINHRHAHLDSDYKVFKELFVVCWAGNTKEVKENTYYSRVDIELINEQVRLFYSALDEVSISFTEDYFQIVEYVHLGINNKYRYYPLEEVTISFKDNGFYSIDTQLIFEPPKYDPKSLYHIYNANLALLNKLKKKIPLRANEAQDLKDFPETMLICYLNDFPDARKKLEEAKPYLKQIDLNAYQSFKETTRILRKVKYS from the coding sequence ATGATCAACAAAAGACTGCTCATCAAAAATCTTTTGGCTCACAATGATGAGAGCAGTTTTTACGATAAAAAACGTCAGATCGACCTGGGTAGTAAGGAAGGAAAGGCCAAATTCCTCAAACACATCTGCGCCCTCAGCAACAGCAACCCAAACAACAACAGTTACATCGTCATTGGTGTAGAAGACGAAACCAACGAGATAAGAGGCGTAGACTTCTTTGATGACAGCAAACTACAGAACCTAGTCAATGCCTATCTGAGCAATCCGCCTTTGATCGCTTATGAGAACGTCATGTTTCCCAGCCTTCCGGAGGACAAGGTGGTGGGTCTGGTCACTATCCGGCCCAATGGAGAGATCACCTCACTGAGAAAGAACATCTGGAAGTATTGGGGAGGCTCCATCTTCCTGAGAGACGGCAGTATCTCTATGCCTAAAGACTTTGATATAGAGATAACGGATGTTAACTCTGAGGTGGTGCAAGCCATTGAGAACAAGGCCAAGAACAATATTGAACTCACCCTTGATGGCGTCATCGATTTTATCAACCACCGGCACGCTCACCTGGATTCGGACTACAAGGTATTCAAAGAACTTTTTGTTGTTTGTTGGGCGGGAAATACCAAGGAGGTCAAAGAAAACACCTATTATTCGCGGGTAGATATCGAACTGATCAATGAACAGGTGAGATTATTTTATTCTGCCTTAGATGAGGTCAGTATCAGTTTTACCGAAGACTATTTTCAGATCGTGGAGTACGTTCATCTGGGTATCAACAACAAATACAGATACTATCCCCTTGAAGAAGTCACTATTTCCTTTAAGGACAACGGCTTTTACAGCATCGACACCCAACTGATCTTTGAGCCTCCCAAATACGATCCCAAGTCCCTTTATCACATTTACAATGCTAATCTCGCCTTGCTAAATAAGCTGAAGAAAAAGATCCCATTACGCGCAAATGAAGCCCAGGATCTGAAAGATTTCCCGGAGACCATGCTGATCTGTTACCTAAACGATTTCCCGGATGCCCGAAAAAAATTGGAGGAAGCCAAGCCGTATTTGAAACAAATTGACCTAAATGCATACCAATCATTTAAAGAAACTACTCGAATTCTTCGAAAAGTAAAGTACAGTTAA
- a CDS encoding CAP domain-containing protein, with amino-acid sequence MRSLRISLLAMAFLCLAVSCSKDEAVVPEEELNFSFDIDVNLANKTDWVMANEILQLLNDHRQGIGLQPLKLDNQYGSAYSVQHTDYMIINGRVSHDNFGTRASGMRERGAKMVGENVAYGYTSAEEVVFAWLNSPGHRETIESDYTHAGFGIVQDARGTYYFTNLFYSK; translated from the coding sequence ATGAGATCACTAAGGATCAGCCTACTTGCTATGGCGTTTCTGTGCCTGGCTGTCTCCTGTTCTAAGGACGAAGCAGTTGTCCCGGAAGAGGAGTTAAATTTTAGTTTTGACATAGATGTCAACCTGGCCAATAAGACCGACTGGGTCATGGCCAACGAAATTCTTCAACTATTGAATGATCACCGTCAAGGTATTGGTCTTCAGCCATTAAAGCTGGATAATCAATACGGATCGGCCTACTCTGTGCAGCATACGGATTACATGATCATCAATGGTCGTGTAAGTCATGATAACTTCGGAACGCGAGCTAGCGGAATGCGGGAGCGCGGTGCGAAAATGGTTGGAGAGAATGTTGCCTACGGGTACACCTCGGCGGAAGAAGTTGTTTTTGCCTGGTTAAATAGCCCGGGTCACAGGGAAACTATAGAGTCCGATTATACCCATGCAGGGTTTGGGATCGTCCAGGATGCTCGCGGCACCTATTACTTTACCAATCTGTTCTACAGCAAGTAA
- a CDS encoding CYTH domain-containing protein, producing MIEIERKFLVSSLNFKNEAVSRTFIAQGFLTTEPERTVRVRVKGEQGYLTVKGISNVSGTSRREWEFEIPKTEAMDLLGLCPSVLEKNRFEVPVGSHLYEVDEFLGANAGLVLAEIELESEEEVFQRPNWLGKEVTGDVRYYNSQLSLSPYSEWGQTS from the coding sequence ATGATAGAGATCGAAAGAAAGTTTTTAGTGTCGTCCCTCAACTTTAAAAATGAAGCGGTTTCGCGTACGTTTATCGCCCAGGGTTTTCTCACAACAGAACCCGAAAGAACAGTCCGGGTTCGGGTCAAAGGAGAGCAGGGCTATTTAACTGTGAAGGGTATATCTAATGTCAGCGGAACAAGCAGAAGGGAATGGGAGTTTGAAATTCCCAAGACTGAAGCTATGGATCTCTTAGGGCTATGTCCTTCGGTTTTGGAAAAGAATCGTTTTGAAGTACCAGTCGGTTCCCACCTTTATGAGGTGGACGAATTTCTGGGAGCCAATGCGGGCTTGGTCCTTGCCGAGATCGAATTGGAAAGTGAAGAAGAGGTGTTCCAACGGCCTAATTGGTTGGGTAAAGAGGTGACCGGAGATGTTCGGTACTACAATTCTCAGCTTAGCCTTAGCCCTTATTCAGAATGGGGCCAAACATCCTGA